The Ignavibacteriales bacterium genome contains the following window.
TAAAAGTTCGTGTTCCATTAAAACCGGTCAGTGCATCAACATGAAGAATAGTAGGAACGATCAATGATTAATTTACTTATTGCCGATGATCACCCGCTTATTCGCGAAGGATTAAAAAAAACACTTCAAGATGAAATCGGGATTCATGTGGTTTGCGAAGCTTCAAACGGGCAGGAAATACTTGACCGGGTTCAGCAGTACGATGTGCATGTTGTGGTAATGGATTTTTCAATGCCCGGTTTGAACGGAATCGATGTGATAAAAGAATTGAAGAAACAAAAACCTAAGCTACCAATTTTAGTTTTGAGTATGCACCCCGAAGAACGGTATGGAATTCGGTTAATCAGAGCTGGTGCAGCCGGATATCTGACTAAAGAAAGCGCTCCTGAAAATTTGGTGAATGCGATCAGGAAAGTCGCGGGTGGTGGAAGATATATTACACCAAAACTTGCCGAACAATTAGCAATACAAGTTGAGTCATCTGGTCAAAAATTACCGCACGAACTCC
Protein-coding sequences here:
- a CDS encoding response regulator transcription factor, coding for MINLLIADDHPLIREGLKKTLQDEIGIHVVCEASNGQEILDRVQQYDVHVVVMDFSMPGLNGIDVIKELKKQKPKLPILVLSMHPEERYGIRLIRAGAAGYLTKESAPENLVNAIRKVAGGGRYITPKLAEQLAIQVESSGQKLPHELLSDREFQVFHLIAAGSTISEIAEKLFLSVNTVSTYRSRIMEKLNLRTNADLISYARSHFLIE